In the Malania oleifera isolate guangnan ecotype guangnan chromosome 1, ASM2987363v1, whole genome shotgun sequence genome, one interval contains:
- the LOC131157158 gene encoding E3 ubiquitin-protein ligase CCNB1IP1 homolog isoform X10, which yields MRCNACWRELDGQAITTICGHLLCTEDAAKILNNDAACPICDQVLSKSLLKPVDINPNDEWINMSMAGISPQILMKSAYRSVMFYIGQKELEMQFKMNRVVAQCRQKCEVMQEKFTEKLEQVHTAYQKMAKRCQLMEQEMESLSKDKQELQEKFSEKSRQKRKLDEMYDQLRNEYESMKRSAIQPASNFYSRPEPDLFSNPTMMDNRDPVRKDWPIFTPETPGPREDIWPARQNSSGSGTFDISGCSPGKQAAVPADAGNRRTGAHPIFGGGGNNPSMTLRNLIISPIKRPQLSRNRTQMFTL from the exons ATGAGATGCAATGCGTGCTGGCGAGAGCTGGATGGGCAAGCTATTACCACAATCTGTGGTCACCTCCTGT GTACTGAGGATGCTGCCAAGATCCTGAATAATGATGCTGCTTGTCCTATTTGTGACCAAGTGTTATCTAAGAG TCTGCTGAAACCTGTGGATATCAATCCAAATGATGAATGGATAAAT ATGTCCATGGCCGGGATTTCTCCACAGATAT TAATGAAGAGTGCATACAGAAGCGTGATGTTCTATATTGGGCAAAAGGAACTAGAGATGCAATTCAAGATGAACAGAGTAGTAGCACAGTGCCGGCAGAAATGTGAGGTAATGCAGGAGAAGTTCACAGAAAAACTGGAGCAGGTACATACTGCATATCAGAAAATGGCCAAGAGGTGCCAGCTGATGGAGCAGGAGATGGAGAGCTTGTCCAAGGATAAGCAAGAACTTCAAGAAAAATTCTCAGAGAAATCCAG ACAAAAGAGAAAACTTGATGAGATGTATGATCAATTGAGAAATGAATACGAGTCAATGAAACGATCAGCCATCCAACCTGCAAGCAATTTCTACTCGAGACCTGAGCCAGATTTGTTCTCAAACCCGACCATGATGGATAACAGAGATCCTGTCAGAAAAG ATTGGCCGATTTTCACTCCTGAAACTCCAGGGCCCAGAGAGGATATATGGCCAGCAAGACAGAATAGTTCGGGCTCCGGCACATTTGACATCTCTGGTTGCTCACCAGGGAAACAAGCAGCAGTTCCTGCTGATGCCGGGAACAGGAGGACTGGTGCCCATCCTATATTTGGAGGCGGTGGTAATAATCCCTCAATGACCCTGAGAAACTTGATAATTTCACCAATAAAGCGGCCTCAGCTCTCTCGGAACCGCACTCAAATGTTCAC GTTGTAG